From one Lycium ferocissimum isolate CSIRO_LF1 chromosome 5, AGI_CSIRO_Lferr_CH_V1, whole genome shotgun sequence genomic stretch:
- the LOC132056327 gene encoding transcription termination factor MTERF8, chloroplastic, with protein sequence MSTPTKSFPFSSSPSCFSYALSPPIRTFFPSTLLPSHKLIFTPNTAQKQDKLPLPFQDSRILLLKCNAITINDSSTNSFVDSGVMLFALFREIGFNETDTETLLDNHPVIKITPFESIRTRIHSLQALGVSGLSLSRLIVKRPDVLTATEIDGVVCFLLKGDLELAGKIKTSQIEHLFNTTEPKFLAGFEGKVRLLLQLGITQETIVHVLNNANLTKAFCLKSFEDIERILNFLNRFGGVDLILRRPALLNYDLDAQLIPRVGFLLELSGGDEIGTATVLRKLPFVVAYSVDHLKDHVEFLKSFAGLSEEEIFRIVLVYPNMFSASRKRKLHPRIDFLKQCGLTSHDIFRFLIKAPLFLSLSFEGNLAYKLVFLVKIGYKKNTKELAMAMGAVTRTSCKNMQEVIGVFLNYGLTCDDILEMSMKHPQVLQYNHESLEEKMDYLVEEMGREVGELLAFPAFLGYKLDGRIKHRYEEKKKILGEGMSLNKLLSVSAARFSTKSKRKQRVPAINGLDESDD encoded by the exons ATGTCGACTCCCACCAAATCTTTCCCATTTTCCTCTTCTCCTTCCTGTTTCTCTTATGCACTATCTCCCCCAATTCgaactttctttccttcaactttACTCCCTTCTCACAAGCTCATATTTACCCCTAACACTGCACAAAAACAAGATAAACTACCTTTACCTTTTCAAGATTCCAGGATTTTACTGCTCAAATGCAACGCCATCACCATCAACGACAGCTCCACAAATTCTTTCGTTGATTCGG GGGTGATGTTATTTGCACTCTTTCGAGAAATTGGGTTCAATGAGACTGATACTGAAACCCTTTTGGACAACCACCCGGTAATCAAAATCACTCCTTTCGAATCCATACGTACAAGAATTCATTCTTTGCAGGCCCTTGGTGTTAGTGGTCTTTCACTTTCAAGATTGATTGTGAAAAGACCAGATGTTTTAACAGCAACCGAAATTGATGGTGTTGTTTGTTTTCTACTCAAGGGTGATTTGGAGTTGGCaggaaaaatcaaaacttcaCAAATTGAACATCTTTTTAACACAACAGAACCCAAGTTTCTTGCAGgatttgaaggaaaggtaagattgtTACTCCAACTTGGGATTACTCAAGAAACTATTGTTCATGTTTTGAACAATGCCAACTTAACGAAGGCATTTTGTCTCAAATCATTTGAAGATATAGAAAGGATACTCAATTTCTTGAACCGTTTTGGCGGTGTTGATTTGATCCTTCGTCGTCCAGCACTTCTCAATTATGACCTAGACGCGCAGTTGATTCCGAGAGTCGGTTTCCTCTTGGAGCTGAGTGGAGGTGATGAGATTGGAACTGCAACCGTATTGCGTAAGTTGCCATTTGTTGTTGCATACAGTGTTGATCACTTAAAAGATCATGTAGAGTTCTTGAAATCATTTGCTGGATTAAGTGAGGAGGAGATTTTTCGAATTGTTTTAGTTTATCCCAATATGTTTAGTGCCAGTAGGAAAAGGAAATTGCATCCTCGGATTGATTTTCTAAAGCAATGTGGGTTGACTTCTCATGATATATTCAGATTCTTAATAAAAgctcctttatttctaagtctgTCATTTGAGGGGAATCTTGCTTACAAGCTGGTCTTTTTGGTGAAGATTGGGTATAAGAAGAATACTAAGGAATTGGCAATGGCAATGGGAGCTGTTACCAGGACTAGCTGCAAAAATATGCAAGAGGTTATTGGCGTATTTTTGAACTACGGCTTGACTTGTGATGACATTTTGGAGATGAGCATGAAGCATCCGCAGGTATTGCAGTATAATCATGAGTCATTGGAGGAGAAGATGGATTATTTGGTTGAGGAGATGGGTCGTGAAGTTGGGGAGCTATTGGCTTTTCCTGCATTTCTTGGGTACAAGCTTGACGGAAGGATTAAACACAGgtatgaagagaaaaaaaagatctTAGGGGAAGGCATGTCGCTCAATAAACTCCTTAGTGTGTCTGCAGCAAGATTCTCAACAAAAAGCAAGAGGAAGCAACGAGTTCCTGCCATTAATGGCCTTGATGAGAGTGATGACTGA
- the LOC132056328 gene encoding uncharacterized protein LOC132056328 produces MLCSISTHKSTSNWLDRLRSSKGFSFADNTNLEQFLTNASHSHSPNAQTQLTDHNNNNNNNTGSESSSDPIRPVNEPGNSGDKEELCNVVTNVLSELFCMGESTKLPKLNVKKGSRKQTNPRFCASSEINNAEVVEVVRRKEEIRDSQVKVLEKSDSLNLGEEEEKSNANLMGFSKTEVTVIDTSCAPWKFEKLLFRKKNVWRVRDKKSKSTTNLGKKKKRKADVATNEGEKKQKVISGHDGVCKYSVNEKLQLNDKLEETCRRTSDSVGQASKKKQGNLKLKKASSSVVLIKSIPTSKKNGTSIAKNFLKPSH; encoded by the exons ATGCTCTGTTCCATTTCTACCCACAAATCTACTTCCAACTGGCTCGACCGCCTCAGATCATCAAAAGGCTTCTCCTTTGCCGACAACACCAATCTCGAACAATTTCTTACTAATGCTTCCCATTCTCATTCTCCAAACGCCCAAACTCAGTTAACagatcataataataataataacaacaacaccggTTCGGAATCCAGCTCCGACCCGATTCGACCCGTAAACGAACCGGGTAACAGTGGAGACAAAGAAGAACTGTGTAATGTAGTTACCAATGTTCTCTCAGAGCTATTCTGTATGGGAGAATCAACTAAGTTACCTAAGTTAAATGTAAAAAAGGGCTCTCGCAAACAAACGAACCCTAGATTTTGTGCTTCATCGGAAATCAACAATGCTGAGGTTGTCGAGGTTGTTCgaaggaaagaagaaataagGGATTCTCAGGTGAAGGTATTAGAGAAGAGTGATAGTTTGAATTTAGGGGAAGAGGAGGAGAAGTCAAATGCTAATCTGATGGGATTTTCGAAGACTGAAGTAACGGTGATAGATACGAGCTGTGCACCGTGGAAATTTGAGAAATTGTTATTCAGAAAGAAGAATGTATGGAGGGTTCGTGATAAAAAGAGTAAGTCGACGACGAATTtagggaagaagaagaagaggaaagcTGATGTGGCGACGAATGAGGGCGAGAAAAAACAGAAGGTTATAAGTGGACATGATGGGGTATGCAAGTATTCAGTAAATGAA AAGCTTCAGTTGAATGATAAATTGGAAGAAACTTGTAGAAGGACATCTGATTCTGTTGGCCAGGCTTCCAAAAAGAAACAAGGGAACTT aaaattaaagaaggcaTCTTCGTCTGTTGTCCTAATTAAGAGCATTCCAACAAGTAAGAAAAATGGAACAAGCATAGCTAAGAATTTTCTGAAGCCATCTCATTGA